A window of Chloroflexota bacterium contains these coding sequences:
- a CDS encoding Gfo/Idh/MocA family oxidoreductase, whose product MEQMKVGVIGVGRMGQRHCRVYSNLRRAQLAGVYDVNAKMAEQVAGQYEVPSFSDLNDLLKYVDAVSLTASTPFHCELAMKCLERGVHVLIEKPIAETLEQAESLVETAEASGHVVLVGHIERFNPAYVELKNVLDGMNVLAVNLRRLSPYEGSNTDVDVVLDLMIHDTNLVLDLIGHDPLAVNAYGLSAHDNALDHVVANLTFDSGPLMTMTASRVTEQKIRSIEVTAMQAYLECDLLNKSISVHRRTVGEYVAHNKYRQESVVERIQVPIFEPLFMELQHFAECVLDGKKPMVSARDGLRALKLVDAIRNSVQERLAA is encoded by the coding sequence ATGGAACAAATGAAGGTGGGCGTCATTGGCGTGGGCCGCATGGGGCAACGCCACTGCCGGGTTTACTCCAATTTGCGCCGGGCGCAGTTGGCGGGCGTGTACGACGTGAACGCCAAAATGGCCGAGCAGGTGGCCGGACAGTACGAAGTGCCCTCGTTCAGCGATCTCAACGATTTGCTGAAGTACGTTGATGCGGTAAGCTTGACGGCTTCAACTCCGTTTCATTGCGAACTGGCGATGAAATGCCTGGAGCGCGGCGTTCACGTGCTGATCGAAAAGCCGATCGCCGAAACGCTGGAGCAGGCCGAGTCGCTGGTGGAAACCGCCGAGGCCAGTGGTCACGTGGTTCTGGTGGGCCACATCGAACGCTTCAACCCGGCTTACGTTGAATTGAAGAACGTGCTGGACGGCATGAACGTGCTGGCCGTCAACCTGCGCCGCCTCAGCCCGTACGAAGGCAGTAACACCGACGTAGACGTGGTGCTCGACCTGATGATCCACGACACCAACCTGGTGCTCGATTTGATCGGCCACGACCCGCTGGCGGTGAACGCTTACGGCTTGTCGGCGCACGATAACGCCCTCGATCACGTGGTGGCCAACCTGACGTTCGACTCCGGCCCGCTGATGACGATGACGGCCTCGCGGGTGACCGAGCAGAAGATCAGGTCAATTGAAGTGACGGCCATGCAGGCTTACCTTGAATGCGATTTGCTGAACAAGAGCATCTCGGTTCACCGCCGCACGGTGGGCGAGTACGTGGCCCACAACAAGTACCGCCAGGAGAGCGTCGTCGAGCGCATCCAGGTGCCGATCTTCGAGCCGCTGTTCATGGAACTGCAACACTTTGCCGAGTGCGTGCTGGACGGCAAGAAGCCGATGGTGTCGGCCCGGGACGGCCTGCGGGCGCTGAAGCTGGTGGATGCGATCCGCAACAGTGTGCAGGAACGGTTGGCGGCGTAA
- a CDS encoding O-antigen ligase family protein: protein MNKIAIGRFKRTPLDIFFALYLLTAAVGVWAAYDREVAWAKFGFLAGAVAIYYAVASQPQESVWPAAGVLSAGAALLAGIFSLTRVLRIGNLDPHVFGGVIAMFIPINTAFGLWAWKERRRALAALAIVSGAVSLAGFVFASKRGALLGLGVAFGVWLLWRLSRYAGKRQRLAFILTLGFAAIGAIVFVALFPGLVIKVAAPGNRLEVLPQVVKLVTDFPFTGGGLGSFPGLLSRYILVIPWLFMPHSSNLFLDTLVEQGVFGLIALAGIFVGSFWLLGTRPVRALYITPLQRWAALAGLIVMAVYCLVEDPFHSGWPTLLLFVLPGFGVAATEPKPSAALRPSLKIAVAVGALAALAGLLVAFRQQGLAAWYANLGAVEMARVELAGWPETVRWQSDFDLTELRPAETLFNQALQFAPGNVTANYRLGLIAAKQGNETEAVARWSLANQTSPSHRGIRKVLGYAYVWQGRLDQAIVLLNDIPEAKNEMDTYSWWWGTQGRDDLAAQAAAMVRLLP, encoded by the coding sequence ATGAACAAGATTGCCATCGGTCGTTTCAAACGCACCCCGCTCGACATTTTCTTCGCGCTTTACCTGCTCACCGCCGCTGTCGGCGTGTGGGCGGCTTATGATCGCGAAGTTGCCTGGGCCAAGTTCGGGTTTCTCGCCGGCGCAGTGGCGATCTATTATGCAGTGGCAAGCCAACCGCAAGAGAGCGTGTGGCCGGCGGCTGGCGTGTTGAGCGCGGGCGCGGCTTTGCTGGCCGGCATTTTCTCCCTCACTCGCGTTTTGCGAATCGGCAATTTAGACCCGCACGTCTTCGGCGGCGTCATTGCTATGTTCATCCCGATCAACACCGCCTTCGGCCTCTGGGCGTGGAAAGAGCGGCGCCGGGCGCTCGCCGCGCTGGCTATTGTTTCAGGCGCGGTTTCGCTGGCCGGTTTTGTTTTTGCCTCGAAGCGCGGCGCACTGCTGGGGCTGGGCGTTGCCTTTGGCGTGTGGCTGTTGTGGCGTTTGAGTCGTTATGCCGGAAAGCGGCAGCGATTAGCCTTCATCCTGACTCTCGGGTTCGCCGCCATCGGCGCAATCGTCTTCGTGGCCCTGTTTCCCGGCCTGGTGATCAAAGTGGCCGCGCCCGGCAACCGGCTGGAAGTTCTCCCGCAAGTGGTGAAGCTGGTAACAGACTTCCCCTTCACCGGCGGCGGCCTCGGGTCATTCCCCGGCCTGCTCTCGCGTTACATCCTTGTCATCCCCTGGCTCTTCATGCCCCACAGTTCCAATCTCTTTTTGGACACACTGGTTGAGCAGGGCGTGTTTGGCTTGATTGCTCTGGCTGGAATCTTCGTCGGCAGTTTTTGGTTGTTGGGGACGCGGCCTGTAAGGGCGTTATATATAACGCCCCTACAACGTTGGGCGGCGCTGGCGGGTTTGATCGTGATGGCGGTCTACTGCCTCGTCGAAGACCCGTTTCACAGCGGCTGGCCGACGCTGTTGCTCTTTGTGCTTCCCGGTTTCGGGGTCGCCGCCACTGAACCCAAACCGTCTGCGGCGCTCCGGCCCTCGTTGAAGATCGCCGTTGCGGTTGGCGCGCTGGCGGCTCTGGCCGGGTTGCTCGTTGCCTTTCGCCAGCAAGGGCTGGCCGCCTGGTACGCTAACCTGGGCGCGGTGGAGATGGCTCGGGTAGAATTAGCCGGCTGGCCGGAGACGGTGCGTTGGCAGAGCGATTTTGATCTGACCGAATTACGGCCTGCCGAAACTCTGTTCAATCAGGCTTTGCAATTTGCGCCGGGCAATGTCACGGCCAACTACCGGCTGGGGCTGATTGCCGCGAAACAGGGCAATGAAACAGAGGCGGTTGCCCGTTGGAGTCTAGCCAACCAAACCTCCCCATCCCATCGCGGCATCCGCAAAGTTTTGGGGTATGCTTACGTCTGGCAGGGCCGGCTCGATCAGGCCATTGTTTTGTTGAACGACATTCCCGAAGCGAAAAACGAGATGGATACCTACTCGTGGTGGTGGGGAACGCAGGGCCGCGACGACCTGGCGGCTCAGGCGGCGGCGATGGTGAGGCTCTTACCCTGA
- a CDS encoding radical SAM protein → MSAENQNTEWKNLGTRRIANVKMADFPNVDDIVHEGLMATPRAPEMVDILLVNPPTPDGGLWIRTQHRVGRRTRENMVWPQVSLAQMAALLHPVYTLKIVDANAERMGWKEFEELLDKYKPRYYLTQCTAPTLQNDMYGCFLAKARGAKTIAFGTHVTPMPRETLTAYPALDFVLIGEPDLLIRDLLDHLDNKFDQRDALIKKMIDEHDPAWRPSMTEDGKPILEGIKGLAWRRGEEIVVNAPRPFVKDLDDLPIPLHHLLPLDKYRMPLINGPFTFMVTSRGCTAGCTYCIKHVSYQYSVRLRSPEKILEEMWVLKKLGINHIHMYADLFTVSREQVVKMCQLMIEQKINVTFTSNSRVDYVDEEMLQLMGKAGCKLISWGIESGSEQILKHARKGAYPDKAERALRWAKQAGIMNWGYFIIGLPTETEETIRQTIDFAKKLPLDIALFHVAAPYPGTPFFFEVVKEGWFRPGTRWEQVDMDRGTVLDYPGLPAERLLYWQKRAFREWAFRPGPIMTYLKMLLSDSSTMKTALDVGLQHLRWSTGEASH, encoded by the coding sequence ATGAGCGCCGAAAATCAAAACACGGAATGGAAAAATTTGGGAACCCGCCGCATCGCCAACGTCAAGATGGCGGACTTCCCGAACGTTGACGACATCGTGCATGAAGGGTTGATGGCAACTCCGCGCGCGCCAGAGATGGTGGACATCCTGCTGGTGAACCCGCCGACGCCGGATGGGGGGCTGTGGATTCGCACCCAACACCGGGTTGGCCGCCGCACCCGCGAAAACATGGTCTGGCCACAGGTGTCGCTGGCGCAGATGGCCGCGCTTCTTCATCCGGTCTACACGCTCAAGATCGTGGACGCCAACGCCGAGCGTATGGGCTGGAAGGAATTTGAAGAACTGCTCGACAAATACAAGCCGCGCTACTACCTGACGCAATGCACCGCGCCCACTCTGCAAAACGATATGTACGGCTGTTTCCTGGCCAAAGCGCGCGGCGCGAAGACAATTGCCTTCGGCACCCACGTCACGCCCATGCCGCGCGAAACGCTGACGGCCTACCCGGCGCTCGACTTCGTCCTTATCGGCGAACCCGACCTGCTCATCCGCGACCTGCTCGATCATCTCGACAACAAGTTCGACCAGCGTGATGCGCTGATCAAGAAGATGATTGACGAGCACGACCCGGCCTGGCGGCCTTCGATGACCGAAGACGGCAAGCCGATTCTGGAAGGCATCAAGGGTCTGGCCTGGCGGCGCGGCGAAGAAATCGTGGTGAACGCGCCCCGGCCCTTCGTCAAAGACCTGGACGACCTGCCGATTCCACTGCACCACCTTTTGCCGCTGGACAAGTACCGGATGCCCCTGATCAACGGCCCGTTCACCTTCATGGTCACCAGCCGGGGTTGTACCGCCGGTTGCACTTATTGCATTAAGCACGTCAGCTACCAATACAGTGTCCGCCTGCGCTCGCCGGAGAAAATTCTGGAAGAGATGTGGGTGCTCAAGAAGCTGGGCATCAACCACATTCACATGTACGCCGATCTGTTCACCGTGAGCCGGGAGCAGGTGGTGAAGATGTGCCAGCTCATGATCGAGCAGAAGATCAACGTCACCTTCACCAGCAACAGCCGGGTGGATTACGTGGACGAGGAAATGTTGCAGTTGATGGGCAAGGCCGGGTGCAAGCTGATCTCGTGGGGCATTGAAAGCGGCAGTGAGCAGATACTCAAACACGCCCGCAAAGGCGCTTACCCCGACAAAGCCGAGCGCGCCCTGCGCTGGGCCAAGCAGGCCGGCATCATGAACTGGGGCTATTTCATCATCGGCTTGCCCACCGAGACTGAAGAAACCATCCGGCAGACGATTGACTTTGCCAAGAAACTGCCGCTGGATATTGCCCTCTTCCACGTGGCCGCGCCGTATCCCGGCACGCCCTTCTTCTTTGAAGTGGTGAAGGAAGGCTGGTTCCGGCCCGGCACGCGCTGGGAGCAGGTGGACATGGACAGGGGCACGGTGCTCGACTACCCCGGCCTGCCCGCCGAGCGTTTGCTCTACTGGCAGAAGCGCGCCTTCCGCGAGTGGGCCTTCCGGCCCGGCCCGATCATGACCTACCTCAAGATGTTGTTGTCGGACTCTTCGACGATGAAGACCGCGCTCGACGTGGGTCTGCAACACCTCCGCTGGTCAACGGGCGAAGCCAGCCATTAA
- a CDS encoding DegT/DnrJ/EryC1/StrS family aminotransferase produces the protein MIPISRPLIGEDEKVAVMAALSSGQLAQGPRVREFEEKFAAWAGVKHAVATSSGTTALHVAMLAHGLNEGDEVITTSFSFIASANCALYAGAKPVFADIEPNYFSLDPVEIEKKITPRTKAIVVVHLFGQSCNMGAIAALAAKHNLVVVEDACQSHGAKFNGKMVGSWGTACYSFYPTKNMTTIEGGMLTTNDSKIAEQARLIREHGSPKRYLHERLGFNFRMTDPQAAVGLGQLQKLDGWNEQRRANAAYLTARLAGVAGVTPPPIRDSSGHVFHQYTIRVVNREAVIERLTQRGVGYGIYYPMAIHQQPLYQKLGYNDHLPNTEAACREVLSLPVHPSLSQADLDCIVDAVTGR, from the coding sequence GTGATCCCGATTTCACGTCCATTGATTGGTGAAGATGAAAAAGTTGCGGTGATGGCGGCTCTGTCGTCCGGGCAGTTGGCCCAGGGGCCGCGTGTTCGCGAGTTTGAAGAAAAGTTTGCGGCCTGGGCCGGAGTGAAGCACGCCGTGGCGACCTCGTCTGGCACAACGGCCTTGCACGTGGCGATGTTGGCGCACGGCCTCAACGAAGGCGACGAGGTGATCACCACTTCCTTCAGCTTCATTGCTTCGGCCAACTGCGCGCTTTACGCCGGCGCCAAACCGGTGTTTGCCGACATTGAGCCGAACTACTTTTCACTCGACCCGGTTGAAATTGAAAAGAAAATCACGCCGCGCACCAAAGCCATTGTCGTCGTCCATCTCTTCGGCCAGTCGTGTAACATGGGCGCGATTGCGGCGCTGGCCGCGAAACATAACCTGGTCGTCGTCGAAGACGCCTGCCAGTCACACGGCGCAAAGTTCAACGGCAAGATGGTTGGCTCGTGGGGCACGGCTTGTTACTCGTTCTATCCGACCAAGAACATGACGACCATCGAAGGCGGCATGTTGACGACCAACGACTCGAAAATTGCCGAGCAGGCCCGCTTGATTCGCGAGCATGGCAGTCCCAAACGCTATTTGCACGAGCGCCTCGGCTTCAACTTCCGCATGACCGATCCTCAGGCGGCTGTGGGGCTGGGTCAGCTTCAGAAATTGGATGGCTGGAATGAACAGCGCCGGGCCAACGCGGCCTACCTCACCGCCCGGCTGGCCGGAGTGGCCGGCGTCACCCCGCCGCCCATTCGTGACAGCAGCGGCCACGTGTTCCATCAATATACAATTCGGGTGGTCAACCGCGAGGCGGTGATTGAGCGTCTCACTCAGCGCGGAGTCGGTTACGGCATTTATTATCCAATGGCAATTCATCAACAGCCGCTATACCAAAAGTTGGGCTACAACGATCATCTGCCCAACACCGAAGCGGCCTGCCGCGAGGTGCTTTCTCTGCCGGTTCACCCGTCGCTCAGCCAGGCCGACCTGGACTGCATCGTGGACGCGGTGACTGGCCGTTGA
- a CDS encoding glycosyltransferase family 2 protein → MDLSIVIPCYNEADNVQKLESEFFPVAAELARSRSVEIVFVDDGSLDGTWPALTENFGGDKKPGLAIKFEKHAVNRGLGAAIRTGFAASTGEIVVTTDSDGTYKFSEIPAMLARLAPDVDMVTASPYHPQGGIAGVPAYRLILSQGSSILYRILVSWRVHTYTALFRAYRRKVVETVPFESNGFLAGTEILVGGMLRGYKVAEHPAVLHSRVFGVSKAKIMRTIRAHLQFQWRILLHRLGFVSLVNRRDTVGAGAS, encoded by the coding sequence ATGGATCTCTCAATTGTCATTCCCTGTTACAACGAAGCTGATAATGTTCAAAAGCTCGAAAGCGAATTCTTCCCCGTTGCCGCCGAGTTAGCCCGGTCTCGTTCTGTCGAGATTGTGTTTGTGGACGACGGCAGCCTGGACGGCACGTGGCCGGCCCTGACCGAAAATTTTGGCGGCGACAAGAAGCCCGGCCTCGCCATCAAGTTTGAGAAGCATGCTGTCAATCGCGGACTAGGCGCGGCCATTCGCACCGGGTTCGCCGCCTCCACCGGGGAAATTGTGGTAACGACAGACAGCGACGGCACTTACAAGTTTTCTGAAATCCCGGCCATGCTCGCCCGGCTGGCCCCGGACGTGGATATGGTGACGGCTTCCCCCTATCACCCGCAAGGCGGCATCGCCGGCGTCCCGGCCTATCGCCTCATCCTGAGTCAAGGTTCGTCCATCCTCTACCGGATTTTGGTAAGCTGGCGGGTTCACACCTATACCGCCCTGTTCCGGGCCTACCGCCGCAAAGTGGTCGAGACCGTGCCGTTTGAGTCGAACGGCTTTCTGGCTGGCACCGAGATTCTGGTGGGCGGCATGTTGCGCGGCTACAAAGTGGCCGAGCATCCGGCGGTTCTACACTCGCGAGTCTTCGGCGTCTCCAAAGCCAAGATCATGCGCACCATCCGCGCTCACTTGCAGTTTCAGTGGCGAATTCTTCTGCACCGTCTGGGCTTCGTCTCGCTGGTCAACCGGCGAGACACGGTTGGAGCCGGTGCGTCGTGA
- the wecB gene encoding UDP-N-acetylglucosamine 2-epimerase (non-hydrolyzing): protein MKIVSVVGARPEFIQATPVSRALRALGHQELLVHTGQHYDFLMSQTFFDELGIPAPDYNLEVGSGQHGRQTAEILSRMEEVVLKERPDLVIVRGDTNSTLAGALAASKLHIPTAHIEAGERSFDRRMPEEINRLVSDCLADLHFCASRAAVGRLAAEGVVGSVHWVGDVMLDASIQNRLIARNKSDVVKRLGLKPGSYTLVTIHRAGNTDDPARLRQIAEALNSVGETVVFPAHPRTRNMLAQLDLKFADHVKLIEPVGYFDMMMLEESARLIATDSGGVQREAYFMSKPCLTLRDETEWTETVEAGWNKLVGAETGRIVEAWFSFAPPADQPPIFGDGAAGQKIAKILTEEKVVFGRRR, encoded by the coding sequence GTGAAGATCGTTTCCGTTGTCGGGGCGCGGCCCGAGTTTATTCAGGCCACGCCCGTCAGCCGCGCCTTGCGGGCGCTGGGGCATCAAGAGCTTCTGGTTCACACCGGCCAGCATTACGATTTCTTGATGTCGCAAACGTTCTTCGACGAACTCGGCATTCCTGCGCCTGATTACAACCTTGAAGTCGGCTCCGGCCAGCATGGCCGCCAGACGGCGGAAATTTTGAGCCGGATGGAAGAAGTCGTGCTCAAGGAACGGCCCGACCTGGTCATCGTTCGCGGCGACACCAACTCCACCCTGGCCGGGGCACTGGCGGCCAGCAAACTGCACATTCCCACGGCTCACATCGAAGCGGGTGAACGCAGTTTTGATCGGCGGATGCCGGAAGAAATTAACCGGCTGGTGTCGGACTGTCTGGCCGATTTGCATTTTTGCGCCAGCCGGGCTGCTGTGGGACGTTTGGCCGCCGAGGGTGTGGTTGGCTCGGTTCACTGGGTGGGCGACGTGATGTTGGACGCTTCGATCCAGAACCGGCTCATCGCCCGAAACAAGTCGGATGTTGTCAAACGTTTGGGGCTGAAGCCGGGCAGCTACACGCTGGTGACAATTCACCGGGCGGGCAACACCGACGACCCGGCGCGGCTCAGGCAGATCGCCGAAGCTCTTAACAGCGTCGGCGAAACCGTCGTCTTCCCGGCCCACCCGCGCACGCGAAATATGCTGGCTCAGCTCGACCTCAAGTTTGCCGATCACGTCAAACTGATCGAGCCGGTGGGCTACTTTGACATGATGATGCTCGAAGAGAGCGCCCGCCTCATCGCCACCGACTCGGGCGGGGTGCAACGCGAAGCCTATTTTATGAGCAAGCCATGCCTGACTCTGCGCGACGAAACGGAATGGACTGAAACCGTTGAAGCGGGTTGGAACAAACTGGTGGGCGCTGAGACCGGGCGAATCGTAGAAGCCTGGTTCAGTTTTGCGCCGCCGGCAGACCAGCCCCCAATTTTTGGCGATGGAGCCGCCGGGCAGAAGATTGCTAAGATTCTGACGGAAGAGAAAGTGGTGTTTGGCAGGCGGCGTTAG
- a CDS encoding polyprenol monophosphomannose synthase has product MPKTTVVIPTYNEADNLPAITAALFELNIDDLDILVVDDGSPDGTGQVAEKLGEQYNGRVSVIHRPGKLGLGTAYVEGFNRAISCGADYIIQMDADFSHSPSYIPQFLEWIKTHDVVVGSRYVRGGELDKRWSWWRWFLSWWANSVWVKMILGSKTSDATAGFKCWRRAALQSIELSRIRSGGYIFQVEMCYAAEKLGLRIKEIPIYFEDRRIGQSKMSMKVKLEAALRVFEIRWRYRGGHLIARPVEGR; this is encoded by the coding sequence ATGCCCAAGACAACAGTTGTAATCCCGACGTATAATGAAGCCGACAACCTGCCCGCCATCACCGCCGCCTTGTTTGAGTTGAACATTGACGATCTGGACATCCTGGTGGTGGACGACGGCTCGCCCGACGGCACCGGCCAGGTGGCCGAGAAGCTGGGGGAGCAATATAATGGCCGGGTGAGCGTCATTCATCGCCCGGGCAAACTGGGGCTGGGCACGGCTTACGTCGAAGGATTCAACCGGGCCATTTCCTGCGGCGCCGATTACATTATTCAAATGGACGCCGACTTCTCGCACTCGCCCAGCTACATTCCTCAATTTTTGGAATGGATCAAGACTCACGACGTGGTGGTCGGCTCGCGTTACGTGCGCGGCGGCGAACTCGACAAGCGTTGGAGCTGGTGGCGGTGGTTCCTGAGTTGGTGGGCCAACTCGGTCTGGGTCAAAATGATCCTCGGCTCAAAAACATCGGATGCAACCGCCGGCTTCAAATGTTGGCGGCGCGCGGCTCTGCAATCCATTGAGTTGAGCCGGATTCGATCCGGCGGCTATATCTTTCAAGTTGAGATGTGTTATGCCGCCGAGAAGCTGGGACTGCGGATCAAGGAAATCCCGATTTACTTTGAAGACAGGCGCATCGGTCAGAGCAAAATGTCCATGAAGGTGAAACTCGAGGCGGCCCTGCGGGTGTTTGAAATCCGCTGGCGCTATCGAGGCGGCCACCTCATCGCCAGGCCGGTTGAAGGGCGGTAA
- a CDS encoding N-acetyltransferase gives MIHPSAEVSPKAQIGEGTRIWHQVQVREGVVIGRNCIVGKNTYIDFDVRLGDNVKIQNNALLYHGLTVEDGVFIGPAACMTNDVFPRAITPDGALKGNDDWEVGPILLKYGSSIGAGAIILPNVTVGRFALVAAGAVVTRPVPDHGLVMGTPARLVGYVCKCGRRLALQESGEWVCPKCGWSFTPAEESKL, from the coding sequence ATGATTCATCCTTCAGCCGAAGTTTCTCCCAAAGCGCAAATTGGGGAGGGGACGCGCATCTGGCATCAGGTTCAAGTGCGCGAGGGCGTTGTGATTGGCCGGAATTGCATCGTCGGCAAGAACACTTACATTGACTTTGACGTGAGGCTTGGCGACAACGTCAAAATTCAGAACAACGCTTTGCTCTATCACGGCCTGACGGTGGAAGACGGCGTGTTCATCGGCCCGGCGGCCTGTATGACCAACGACGTGTTTCCGCGAGCCATCACCCCGGACGGCGCTCTCAAGGGCAACGACGATTGGGAAGTGGGGCCGATCCTCTTAAAGTACGGCTCTTCAATCGGCGCGGGCGCGATCATTTTGCCGAATGTGACGGTGGGGCGGTTTGCGCTGGTGGCCGCCGGGGCCGTCGTCACTCGCCCGGTTCCTGATCACGGTTTGGTGATGGGGACGCCGGCGCGGTTGGTTGGTTACGTATGTAAATGCGGGCGGCGGCTTGCCCTGCAGGAAAGCGGCGAGTGGGTTTGCCCAAAGTGCGGCTGGTCGTTTACGCCGGCCGAGGAGTCTAAACTGTGA
- a CDS encoding NAD(P)/FAD-dependent oxidoreductase, translating to METVVKVGIVGGGIMGITLGYCLVKQGVEVEIFEASPVLGGLAGPLVLDDGVEVDRFYHAILSSDSHLRELCAELGLADQMRFRETRMGFYYKGGLHPMNNTIDFLRFPPLGWIDRFRLGLTVLYAQFVNDWKKLEGVSVEKWLIGLSGRRTFENIWRPMLKAKFDGGFENTPATYIWSRLVRMKSTRGGANQKEEAGHIIGGYKTLMTAMARKIEEAGNKIHLNCPAQEVVIENGRATGVRLNDGAHSFDRVAVTLQTPIFQRLIPNAGQDYHNYLSQTDYIGIVCPLLVLSKPLTGYWTLNITDDNIPFTGVIETTSYIDPKYVGDHHLVYLPKYTAPGSHWQKLTDDEVRETWLRYIEKMFPDFDRGSVRYFLIHRERYVEPLHPLNSSHLIPAIKTPVKNLYLATTAQIYPALTNGESVSRHARQAAQVILETAPF from the coding sequence ATGGAGACTGTTGTGAAAGTTGGCATTGTTGGCGGCGGCATTATGGGTATTACACTGGGCTACTGCCTGGTGAAGCAGGGCGTTGAGGTTGAGATTTTTGAGGCCTCGCCGGTGCTGGGCGGGCTGGCCGGGCCGCTGGTGTTGGACGACGGCGTCGAAGTGGATCGGTTTTATCATGCGATCCTGTCGAGCGACAGCCACTTGCGCGAACTGTGCGCCGAGCTTGGCCTGGCCGACCAGATGCGGTTTCGCGAAACGCGGATGGGCTTTTACTACAAAGGCGGCCTCCATCCGATGAACAACACGATTGACTTTTTGCGCTTCCCGCCGCTGGGCTGGATTGACCGCTTCCGGCTGGGGCTGACGGTGCTTTACGCCCAGTTTGTAAACGACTGGAAGAAGCTCGAAGGCGTCAGCGTCGAGAAGTGGCTGATCGGACTCAGTGGCCGCCGAACTTTTGAAAACATCTGGCGTCCCATGCTCAAGGCCAAGTTCGACGGCGGGTTTGAGAACACGCCCGCCACCTACATCTGGTCGCGCCTGGTGCGCATGAAGTCTACGCGCGGCGGGGCCAACCAGAAAGAAGAGGCCGGACACATCATCGGCGGCTACAAGACGTTGATGACGGCCATGGCCCGGAAGATCGAAGAGGCCGGGAACAAGATTCACCTCAACTGCCCGGCCCAGGAAGTGGTGATCGAAAACGGACGGGCGACGGGCGTCCGCCTCAACGATGGGGCGCATTCGTTTGATCGGGTGGCCGTCACTTTGCAAACGCCGATCTTCCAGCGCCTCATCCCAAACGCCGGCCAGGACTATCACAACTACTTGAGCCAGACTGACTACATTGGCATCGTCTGCCCGTTGCTGGTGTTGAGCAAGCCGCTTACCGGCTACTGGACTCTGAACATCACCGACGACAACATCCCGTTCACAGGTGTGATCGAGACGACCTCTTACATTGACCCGAAGTACGTGGGCGACCATCATCTGGTGTATCTGCCCAAGTACACCGCGCCCGGCAGCCACTGGCAAAAGTTGACGGACGACGAAGTCCGCGAGACGTGGCTGAGATACATCGAAAAGATGTTCCCCGATTTTGATCGCGGTTCGGTTCGTTACTTTCTCATTCATCGCGAACGCTACGTCGAGCCGCTTCACCCGCTCAACTCGTCGCACCTCATCCCGGCCATCAAGACGCCGGTTAAGAATTTGTATCTGGCAACCACGGCCCAGATTTACCCGGCGCTGACCAACGGCGAGTCGGTGAGCCGCCATGCCCGCCAGGCCGCGCAGGTGATTTTAGAGACGGCCCCGTTTTAG